GTATTGGATATTCTTCCTTTCGCTTAGCATCGGTTTGCAAGAGCACACACGGTTTTAACAAACGCTGTCGGCATAAGCGCAAAGCAAAGACGCTGGCACAGCGGATTCTACGATAAACGCTTTAGCACCGCTATTTCTCCCCTAATTCTCGGCAAACCTTCATAGCTCACAAGAAAAAAATTTTTGCAGTTCAGTCTCAGCAGAGCCTACGGCAAGCATAATCAACACTGAAATGCGGAAAATTTTTCTTGCAGGGCGCGTGGGCCTTTGTAAAATGAAACTAAAAAAAGAACATAAAAAAGCGCGGGAAAAATCCCGCGCAAAAGTTAATTTCAATCCAATAGAAATCGAAGGTTAAAATTAATTTTATTGTTTAAAATAACTATAAATTAATTTATGTTATTTTAATTACATTGTTGTTTTGCCTGCCATTGACCTTTCCTGGGCTTCAATCATTTTTTTAACCATATATCCGCCTACATAACCGTTTTGAGCGGATGTAAGGTCGCCGTTGTAGCCCTGTTTAAGAGGTACGCCGATTTCGTTTGCCACTTCATATTTAAATTTGTTTAAAGCTTCGCGCGCTTCCGGCACTGTAGCCCTGTTGCTTGATGATGAACTATTTGACATAATAAGTTCCTCCTTAAAATCTTGTAGTTATTTTTGTTACAAGAGTATTATTACACGGGCAAAAACTAATATTCAGGTACTTTTTACCGTTAAATCGGTAATTTTTGAAAGCTTTTTTAATATATCCGTGTATTATGTATAAAAGTAATGGGCGTATTAAGGAATATGCAAACGAAATATAAATAAAAACGCAAACGGAATTTTAAAGTCCCCGCCTTAAGCAATTTGCGGGCTAACTCATAACACAAAACATATATGCCTTGTATGCAATAAAAATTCCTTCAAAATATACGGCTGTTTTGATGATTCAACTATTTTCCGATTTTTAAATTCATCGCTTAATACAGAGCCGATAAATCTGTTCATGCCGCTGTTTGTGAAGTTTCGGCATAAACGGCTCCGGCATTTAAACTTTAAATTATATATCCGGTTTTAAGGCAAATATAAAGAGGCAATAAAAAAAGCGGCAAAGCCGCATTACAATACTTATCCGATATTTAGAATTAAATTCAGCGTTATGGCCGAAAATTAAATACGTTATAACATTTTCACAGCCAATACTCAAAAGGCATAATTTTGTGTAATTTAGCGCCGCAATATCGTTAAAAAGCGAAAATTTTCCATGTTCAAACGCCGTTTTATCTTTTCTTGTTTTTTTAACGAAATCCAAAACAACATCCTTTATGCCCGAATATATTTCCTTCTTTCGGCTCTATAAGACATAACTGTCAAACCTTTTGCAAATAATGCCCGCACATGTATTTTGTAATACTCTTATCCAAAATTAAGGTTTTACTGCCGTTTAGCGTTCGGCATACCAAAGCTTATTTTTTAATAAGCGCAAAATATATAACTATACATACGGCCGCAACTAATATAACGGCCAAAACAGCGCCGTAATTTGATTTTTCCGCACGTCCGCTTGAAGGCGGTATATATTCGTCGTCGTCATACCTGCCGCGGCTTACATGCCCTTGCTTGTCGTGCTCCGCTTTATTTGTGTTCATGGGTTTCACCGTATTTTGTCCTTTAACCATTTTATCTAATTCCATGGCAAGTTTAAGATCCTCATCTAAAACATTACCGCAGAAAGGACAGAATTTCCTGTCGTCGTCCACAGTTTTCGAACATTTTTTACATACGCGGCCCATTTATATCCCCTCTTTCTAAAGGTACAACGATAAATATATTATATAGGCTAAATTGCAGTTCAGTCAAGAGGTTTCGGATCATAGGCGTCCCATTTTAAAAACTAAACGGCGCTTTTTACTCAGTCTGCATAAAAAACATATCCCGTTCAAGCAATTTTGCCAACTATCCCAGCCATAAAAATTACGGTAAATAAACGTGCTTATATAAAAAGAGCTGATTTTAATATCTGTCAGCCAGCTGTTATAAGTATAGACAAGCATATGTTGTCCCAACAAACATAATAATGTTAAAAAGCCGGCATAACGCCGGCCTTATGTTGTTTCATGTTGCACTTTATGTTGCTCATTTATTATTTAATACTGATTAAAATAAGAAAATGTTGCCTTTATCATTAAAATTGTCGCCTTATTGTTGCTTTATATGCCCAAAACACCGTTCTAATGTTTTGAATATTTATTTTTCAATTACTGCAATAACTGAAGAACGCCCTGTGGAACTGTGTTAGCCTGTGCAAGCATTGCCTGTGCAGCCTGTACAAGGATGTTGTTCTTCGTATATGCCATCATTTCTTCCGCCATGTCTGTATCGCGGATGCGGCTTTCAGCGGCCGTCATGTTTTCTGTCTGAACTCCTAAGTTGTTGATTGTGTGGTCAAGCCTGTTCTGGATTGCTCCCAGATCGCCCCTCTGTGACGATACTGTGTTGATAGCCGTTTTAATCTTCGCTATTGCGTCCGACGCGCCTGTCTGTGTGGAAATGTCGATTCCGTCTATGCCTAATGATTTCGCGCTCATGCTGTTTACAGTTACGCGTACTTTCTGATAGCTGTCGTTTGTATCGCCTACCTGGAGCGTAAGCCCGCCGCCTTTAAATTCAATCTTAGGAGTTTTATTTCCTGTAGTATCTGCCTCAGCGGCATTTTCTGTAAATGTTACAGTCGAACCGTCAACAGCCGTATCATATGCCTCGCCGTCTGCATTTGTAACGCCAGTTACGGCAGCCGCAACTGCCGCCGCAATCGCTTTAGCATCGGCGTCTTCCGCAATTTCAATAGCCGTAGCACCGTCTATAGTCGCTCTTTCGCCTGCCTTTACAAATTCATAAACTTTCGCGTTATCGCCTTCGCCTACCGTAAGCGTTCCACCGATTACGTCCGTTCCGACCCTTCCGTCAAAGTCCATGGATATTTTGCCCTTAACGCCGTCTTTCGCATCGACTTTACCTACAGTTCCCTTTGTAGTAGTTCCTGTAATCTTGTTAAGTTCAGTATCAAGAGTTGTCGTACCGTCATCTTCAGCTTCAAAGGTTAAAGTTCCATTGTTATCGTCTGTTTTAACAGTAAACTTCTTACCTCCGATTGTGACATCGCCTAATTTTGCCTTAACCGCCTTGGCAACTTCGTCAGCCGACATATTTTTTGTTATGTCAATCTCAACAGTCTTGTCGCCGATAGTGTATTTAGCTTTAGCGCCTTCTTCTCCATCTTGAAAACCTGTTACATCTGCAAATTTAACGGTAAAGGAACCCTTCGTACCACCGTTATTTCCATCTGCCACTTTATTTGTAGTAACGCCGCCGCCCGTTGCGCCGCCGGGAGTTCCCGGGTTTGCCTGCACCGCCGCCACGCTGTCTGTCGTCGTAACTTTCGCGCCGCCGAGAGAACCGTCTAAAAGTTTAATGCCGTTGAAGTTTGCGCCTTCCGCAATCCTGTCGATTTCGTCAAGAAGGGAGTCTACTTCCTTCTGAAGGTTAGCACGGTCTACGCTGTCGTCGTATGTGCCGTTTGCAGACTGTGTCGCAAGCTCTACCATACGGTTAAGCATCGAGTGTACTTCCGTAAGGTTTCCTTCCGCCGTCTGAACGAGGGAAATACCGTCGTTCGCATTTTTCTGGGCCGTTTCGAGGCCTTTGATCTGCGCCCTCATTTTTTCTGAAATCGCAAGGCCCGCCGCGTCGTCCCCGGCCCTGTTGATCCTGTAGCCCGATGAAAGCTTCTCGAGGTTTTTGGATAACGCGTTGTTGTTCCCGCTTAACTGCCTGTAAGAGTTTAATGCCGCAATGTTGTGTTGAATTCTCATAATTAATTTACCTCCTTGAATTACAACGGGGCAATCCTTCTCCCCGCCTGAAAAATAAGTTTATATTTTAATCGGCCCCGCCCGGATCCAAGGCTTCGCCGGTTAAAAGCGTTATATTTTATGTTCTGAAATAAACCCTTTAAAAATGATCAAATTTTATTTTCTAAAATATATATCGGTTTTTAAACAAAAATAATAATACAAATACAATTATTTTTTAATCTTTATTTTTACTTCGGAACGGCCAACACCCCGACATAATATAATTTTTATATCTTTATTTGCCGAAATAAAAAAGGCCGGCGTTACGCCGGCCTTTCATTGCTTTATACTTTATTTTGTGCTGCCCGTTTATTATTTAAATCGATACGAATATATATATGTTGCCTGTTACTTTAATATAACCGCATCGATAATAAATATAAGTATTTTCCTTTATAACTTACATTTGCCGCTTTAATTCAATTTAACGCGCCCGAAATGTCTGAGCATATCCGTTATATTACTGCAATAACTGGAGAACTCCCTGCGGAACTGTGTTAGCCTGTGCAAGCATTGCCTGTGCGGCCTGTACAAGGATATTGTTCTTCGTATATGCCATCATTTCTTCCGCCATGTCTGTATCGCGGATACGGCTTTCAGCGGCAGTCATGTTTTCTGTCTGAACTCCTAAGTTATTGATTGTATGGTCAAGCCTGTTCTGGATTGCTCCCAGATCGCCCCTCTGCGACGATACTGTGTTGATAGCCGTTTTAATCTTCGCTATTGCGTCAGACGCGCCTGTCTGTGTTGAAATATCGATTCCGTCTATGCCTAATGATTTCGCGCTCATGCTTCCTACGGTTACGCGTACTTTCTGGTAGCTGTCGTTTGTATCGCCTACCTGAAGAGTAAGGCCGCCGCCTTTAAATTCCACAGCCGGAGCTTTATTCCCTTTTGTAGTAGCCACAGGTTCCGTTTCCGTAAAGCTTACCACAGAACCGTTAACTGCTGTTGTATATCCGTCTCCGTCCGCATTCTCAACGCCTGTTATCGCCGCTCCGACTTTCTGCGCGATTTCTTCCGCCGTTGCATTTTCGTCAAGTTCGATTACAGTTGCCCCGTCGATAGCGCCTTTTTCGCCTGTCTTAACAAATTCGTAAACTTTCGCCGCGTCCCCTTTGCCAACTGTGATCGATCCGCCGATAAGATCCGAACCGACCCTGCCGTCAAAGTCCATAGATACTTTGCCCTGTACGCCGTCTTTACCGTCTACCTTGCCTACTTTTCCGGCAGTAGTATTGCCTGTTATTTTACCCATTTCGCCATTAAGATTCGTTGTAGTGTCGTTGGCAGCCTCAAGGGTTAACTTACCGCTGTTGTCGTCAGCCGAAACAGTAAACTTCTGGCCGCCTACCGTAACCTCGCCTAACTTGTCTTTAACTGCCTTAGCAACTTCGTCAGCCGACATATTTTTTGTTATATCAATAGTAACCTTTTTGTCGCCGATAGTATACTCTGCCTTTGCTCCTTCTTCCCCGTCTTTAAATCCAGTTACGGCCGTAAACGTAAGGCTGAAAGAACCTTTTGTTCCGGCGCCGTTTCCGTCGGCTACTCTTGCAGCGACAACAGTACCGCCCGTTGCGCCGCCTGCAGTACCTGGATTTGTAACTACCGCCGCCACGCTGTCCGTCGTCGTAACTTTTGCGCCGCCGAGGGAACCGTCTAAAAGTTTAATGCCGTTGAAGTTTGCGCCTTCCGCAATCCTGTCGATTTCGTCGAGAAGGGAATCTACTTCCTTTTGAAGGTTCGCGCGGTCTACGCTGTCGTCGTATGTTCCGTTTGCAGACTGTGTCGCAAGCTCTACCATACGGTTAAGCATCGAGTGTACTTCCGTAAGGTTTCCTTCCGCCGTCTGAACGAGGGAAATACCGTCGTTCGCATTTTTCTGGGCCGTTTCGAGGCCTTTGATCTGCGCCCTCATTTTTTCCGAAATCGCAAGGCCCGCCGCGTCGTCCCCGGCCCTGTTGATCCTGTAGCCCGATGAAAGCTTCTCAAGGTTTTTGGATAACGCGTTGTTGTTCCCGCTTAACTGCCTGTAAGAGTTTAATGCCGCAATGTTGTGTTGAATTCTCATAATTAATTTACCTCCTTGAATTACAACGGGGCAATCCTTCTCCCCGCCTGAAAAATAAGTTTATATTTTAATCGGCCCCGCCCGGATCCAAGGCTTTGCCGGTTAAAAGCGTTATATTTTATGTTCTGAAATAAACCCTTTAAAAATGATCAAATTTTATTTTCTAAAATATATATCGGTTTTTAAACAAAAATAATAATACAAATACAATTATTTTTTAATCTTTATTTTTACTTCGGAACGGCCAACACCCCGACATAATATAATTTTTATATCTTTATTTGCCAAAATAAAAAAGGCCGGCGTTACGCCGGCCTTTCATTGCTTTATACTTTATTTTGCATTGCCCGTTTATTATTTAAATCGATACGAATATATATATGTTGCTTGTTACTTT
This genomic window from Anaerotignum faecicola contains:
- a CDS encoding alpha/beta-type small acid-soluble spore protein produces the protein MSNSSSSSNRATVPEAREALNKFKYEVANEIGVPLKQGYNGDLTSAQNGYVGGYMVKKMIEAQERSMAGKTTM
- a CDS encoding zinc ribbon domain-containing protein — translated: MGRVCKKCSKTVDDDRKFCPFCGNVLDEDLKLAMELDKMVKGQNTVKPMNTNKAEHDKQGHVSRGRYDDDEYIPPSSGRAEKSNYGAVLAVILVAAVCIVIYFALIKK
- a CDS encoding flagellin, with amino-acid sequence MRIQHNIAALNSYRQLSGNNNALSKNLEKLSSGYRINRAGDDAAGLAISEKMRAQIKGLETAQKNANDGISLVQTAEGNLTEVHSMLNRMVELATQSANGTYDDSVDRANLQKEVDSLLDEIDRIAEGANFNGIKLLDGSLGGAKVTTTDSVAAVQANPGTPGGATGGGVTTNKVADGNNGGTKGSFTVKFADVTGFQDGEEGAKAKYTIGDKTVEIDITKNMSADEVAKAVKAKLGDVTIGGKKFTVKTDDNNGTLTFEAEDDGTTTLDTELNKITGTTTKGTVGKVDAKDGVKGKISMDFDGRVGTDVIGGTLTVGEGDNAKVYEFVKAGERATIDGATAIEIAEDADAKAIAAAVAAAVTGVTNADGEAYDTAVDGSTVTFTENAAEADTTGNKTPKIEFKGGGLTLQVGDTNDSYQKVRVTVNSMSAKSLGIDGIDISTQTGASDAIAKIKTAINTVSSQRGDLGAIQNRLDHTINNLGVQTENMTAAESRIRDTDMAEEMMAYTKNNILVQAAQAMLAQANTVPQGVLQLLQ
- a CDS encoding flagellin — its product is MRIQHNIAALNSYRQLSGNNNALSKNLEKLSSGYRINRAGDDAAGLAISEKMRAQIKGLETAQKNANDGISLVQTAEGNLTEVHSMLNRMVELATQSANGTYDDSVDRANLQKEVDSLLDEIDRIAEGANFNGIKLLDGSLGGAKVTTTDSVAAVVTNPGTAGGATGGTVVAARVADGNGAGTKGSFSLTFTAVTGFKDGEEGAKAEYTIGDKKVTIDITKNMSADEVAKAVKDKLGEVTVGGQKFTVSADDNSGKLTLEAANDTTTNLNGEMGKITGNTTAGKVGKVDGKDGVQGKVSMDFDGRVGSDLIGGSITVGKGDAAKVYEFVKTGEKGAIDGATVIELDENATAEEIAQKVGAAITGVENADGDGYTTAVNGSVVSFTETEPVATTKGNKAPAVEFKGGGLTLQVGDTNDSYQKVRVTVGSMSAKSLGIDGIDISTQTGASDAIAKIKTAINTVSSQRGDLGAIQNRLDHTINNLGVQTENMTAAESRIRDTDMAEEMMAYTKNNILVQAAQAMLAQANTVPQGVLQLLQ